The DNA sequence ATACCAGGTGCTGACCCAGGAGAGCACGAAGAAGCCGATGATCGCGACGATCGAGAACCAGCTGAGGCTTCCCTGGCCGAAGGGAATGACGATGAAAGCGGCCAGCAGCGGACCCATGGCGCTGCCGGCATTGCCGCCCACCTGGAACAGCGATTGCGCCAATCCGTGGCGTCCGCCGGAGGCGAGACGGGCGATGCGCGAGGATTCCGGATGGAAGATCGCCGAACCGACACCGATCAGGCTCGCCGCCACCAGAAGGACCCAGAAATCATTCGCGTTTGCCAGCAGGATCAGGCCGCTGCAGGTCGAAAGCATGGCGAGCGGCAGCGAATAGGGCAGCGCCCAGCGGTCGGTGATGATGCCGACAGCCGGCTGCAGCATCGACGCCGTCAGCTGGAAGGTAAAGGTCAGGAGGCCGATCTGCACGAAATCGAGCGAGTAGTTCGCCTTGAGCAGCGGATAGAGCGCGGTCAGCAGCGACTGCATGATGTCGTTCAGCATATGGCAGAAGCTGACAGCCAGGATGACGGAGAAAGCGGTCTTCTCCGGGGAGATCCCGGAAGTTGAGGTCACGGTAGACATGGGGTGAATCCTTGCCGTCTCGAAGGTTGTATGCGGCGTGGGCTATCTGTACTGAGGTTGCGATTGGCCTGCTTTTGTGATGTGGTCGATTTCTTTCGTGAGTGGGCCAAATGCCGATCCGCCGATTTCCCTTGCCGCAGCTTCCCGATGCCGATCACTTCCGGAATCTCGATTGGGTCGAGACTGGAAACGCGCCGGTGCTCGCACTGGGACGAGACTACAGCGCCGGCCTTCTGGTTCCGTTCCACAGCCATACGCGCACGCAGCTCTGGTGGGCGCGCGGCGGCGTCGTGCTGATGCGCACCGAACGCGGGCGGTGGATGGTGCCGCCCGGCCATGCCCTGCTGATCCCCGCTGGCATGGAGCACTCGGCCGAGATGATCAGCGACGTGCGCATGCACTCGATCTATTTCGCGCCGGACCTTCTGCGCGCCGAGCGGCCGATGGTCATGGAGATCAATCCGCTGGCCGGCAGCCTGGTGGATGCGCTCGTCAGTATCGAGAACGAGACGATGTCGGAGCGGCGTGAACAACTGGTCACGGATCTTTTGCTGGAGGAAATCGGCCGGCTGCAGGAGCGCCCGCTCGGCTTGCCGTATCCGCGCGACGAGAAACTAGCAGCCCTTTGCCGGCAGTTCCTGCAGGCGCCGTCGGCTGCGGCAAGCATCGACCAGTGGGCGGAACGGATGGGCCTCAGCCGGCGATCGTTCACGCGGTTCTTCCGCAAGGAGACGGGTGTCAGCTTCGTCACCTGGCGCCAACAGGCCTGTATCTTTGCCTCCTTGCCGTTCCTGGCCGATGGCGAGCCGATCACCAATGTGGCGCTCGATGCCGGCTATGAAAATGTGGCCGCCTTCACCACCATGTTCCGCCGCATGCTCGGCAGCCCGCCGAGCGTCTATCTCAGGACATATCTTGGGCAGTAATCGGCGCCGGTTGGCCGGCTATGGCAAAGGAACGTTGAATTGACCTGGTTAACGGAATCGTAGGAACAAGCCGCAATAACTCGCCCCGTGCCGTTCCAGTCCACCTCCCTCCCTCCCTCCCTCGGCCTGTCGGCACGGTCAAAACTTCGCCCCGGCGAATGATTCTTCCGGAGTTGTTTCTTGCGTATCCGTTCTCTTGTCCTCCTTTCTGGAACCCTTTTGCTATCGGCGAACGCCGTCTCTGCCGGCGACGGCCAGTATTTCTGGTCCGGTGACTGGTATCTGAAGGTGGGAGCCACCGGCTTCCTCGGTCCGAAGTATGAAGGCGCCTCCAAGCGCATGTTCCAGGCAGCACCCCTGATCTCGCTCGGCAAGGCCGGCAGCTCGGTTCGCTTCTCCTCGCGCAACGACAACATGTCCTACGCGCTGGTCGACCAGGGAAGTTATCGTGCGGGTCTCGTCGGCAAGCTGATCTTCGAGCGCGACGCCGGCACGTCCAGTGACCTGAAGGGTCTCGATCCGATCAAGTTCGGCGGTGAAATCGGCGGCTTTGCAGAGGTCTATCCGACGGACTGGCTGCGGGTGCGCGCCGAAGTCCGCCAGGGCATTCGCAGTCACCATGGCGTCGTCGCCGACGTCGCGGCTGACGCCTTCACCGATGTCAGCAGCAATGTCCGCATCTCCGGCGGTCCGCGCGTGACCGCTGCCACCAGCGCCTACTACGGCGCCTATTATGGCGTGAACGACCGCGAGTCTGCCGCATCCGGCCTCGCCAAGTATTATCCGCATGGCGGCGTCGGGTCCGCCGGCGTCGGCGCCGCGATCACCTGGCAGGCAACGGAGAAGCTCGAAACGAGTGCCTATGCCGAGTATCGGCGCCTGCTTGGCCCTGCCGCCGATTCCAGCCTCGTTCAAGAGCGCGGCAGCCGAAACCAGGTCCTGGTCGGCCTGTCGGCGACCTACCGTTTCGACTTCACCCTTCCTTGACACCCGCTGGTCCGGCGCTGCGGCGATCTCGCCGCTTGACCGGTCGGACCTGCGGCGTCAAACAGGGGGATGAACACGTTCCCCGCCGATTCCGGCCGCGTCCACGACGCGCCGTCCAACAATTGGGTTTATCGCGCACTGCCGCGCGCGCTCTGGCCCCATGCGCAGCTTGCCCGTTGGGACCGTCCGATCGGCTGGCAATTGCTGCTGCTGCCCTGCCTCTGGTCCGTGGCGTTGGCTACGGGCGCAGCGGCAGGCACCGAAGCCTTCTCGTTCGGCCGCTTCTTGTACCATTGCTTCCTGTTCACGGTGGGCGCGATCGCCATGCGCGGCGCCGGCTGCACCTACAACGACATTGTCGACCACGACATCGATATGGAGGTTGCGCGCACCCGCTCGCGGCCGTTGCCGTCGGGGCGCATTTCGCGTCTTCAGGCGAAGGTGTTCATGGTGCTGCAGGCGCTCGTCGGCCTGGTCGTGCTGCTGCAGTTCAACACCTTCTCGATCGTACTCGGCATCCTGTCGCTTGCGATCGTCGCAATCTATCCCTTCGCCAAACGGTTTACCGATTGGCCGCAATTCTTCCTGGGGCTAGCCTTCTCCTGGGGCGCGCTGATGGGCTGGGCGGCCGAATTCGGTACGCTGTCGCTGGCTGCCGTGCTGCTTTACGGTGCGGCGATTGCCTGGACGATCGGCTATGACACGATCTACGCCTACCAGGACAGAGAGGACGACGAGCTGATCGGCGTGCGTTCGACGGCAAGGCGGTTCGGCGACAATCCACGGCCGTGGCTGATCGGCCTTTATGGCATTGCGACACTGTTGCTGCTGCTGTCCTTCGTGGCCGCCGGTGCCGGCGCAATTGCCTATATCGGACTTCTGATTGCGGCGGCGATGCTGACCTATCAGATCCTGGTGCTGAACATCCACGATCCGGTGCAGTGCCTGGCGCTGTTCAAGTTCAACGGTGTTGTCGGCCTGATCATCTTTGTCGGCCTGGTACTGGCGTTTCTGGTACGCCTGATATGAAAAATCCTCCGTCGCGGCGGAGGATCCTCTTCATGCATCTGGTCCGTCCCGCTTCTGCATGTTTCCTAAAATCCTAGCCGATTTAAGGGTAAAAACATGCAGCCTCGAAAGTGCTACAACGACCTTTGCGCGTCAGATAAGATGCGCGGCGCTGTAGTGGCGGGCCGTAAAAGCTTCATGCCCAGCTGATCTCGCGGGCGGCCTTGCGCTCCTTCGCCTCATGACGCGCACGGAAGCTGGACAGGATGACGGCAACGGCGGCGGCGATATGCTTGCGCATCGGGTTTCTCCTTCTTTCGTGATCTTGGCTATGAACCCGATATGGCACGAAGAAGGCGACGGAGCTGTTTCCGTGGGAACATCTGAAGCAATCCCAGAAAACCCTGTGAAGTGGCTTGCCGTGCGCAACGGCATCTCAAAATCGGCAGCCCAAAATCGGCAGCACGGAAATCGAACGACAACAGCCGGCCGCAGGGAACGGCCGGCTGTTGCGCTGGAGGTACTGCTGCGGATTAGCTGCGGGCGATGATCTCGCGCCCGTCGATTTTCATGTGAACGCCGAGCGTGCCGGTGGAGCGGCGCACGAGGAAGCGCGGCCGGCGCTCTGCGAAGAAGGAGTGGCGGCGGCGCGGCTTGACCGGTGCGGTGCGCACGTCGCCCAGGTGCTCTTCAAGCGGTCTTGCGACGCCATCCGCTTCGACCATCAGCATCGGAATGCGATAGGCCTCCGCCCAGGCGCGCCAGTCGGCGGCAATGTCGGACAGGTCGTGTGCGACGAGCAGCGGAACGCAGAGGTCCGGGTCGTCGTGATGAAGTTCCAGCGTCACTGTAACGTCTCCGTCGCCGTGATCGATCGCGCGAGCCGCGACCCCTTTGAATGCCCGCGCCGGCAATGCGATCGAAAGCGGCAGGCCGCTCGATGGTAGCACCTTGCGCAGAACTGCGCCACGCTCGTCCAGGCTGATCGTGACATTACCCGTGTGACCGTGCAAAGCGTAGCTTGCTTGCTGTGGAAAGCGCTTCGGATCAAGACGGAGCGTGTTTTCGACCCATGCGGGTTGAGAGAGTGTGTTGCGCATTTCAATCGCCCTTGTTTTTCCTTGAGAGCCGGTTTCCGGTCTTCTCGTCGGGACTTTTTCGTCCTCTATGGGCTGAAGAATAGGCGCCCCCCTTTCCGAACGGCTTAAGAATCGCGGTTAAGAAAACTTTGCGTTTTTCGATGGTTAGCAAAAGCCGACCGCTCAGGGTTTCCGTTTCGTCAACGGCTCCGGCGGTCTTGTTCCGATCGGAGGCAACCAGTGGCACGTTGGCCGCCGGCGAAAAGCCACACACAAGCCAGTGCTGCAATCATGACGCGTCAGAATTCTGTTTCGGGGGTGGTTCGGCCGCTCCATGGGTAACCGACGGGGCCAGGCATGGTATCGACCTATCTCGACTACAGTCGCATCACGCGTGATTTGCGCAGCAGCCTCAATCGTGTTGCCCAGCAGCCGCAGATCGCGCGCGAAGCTGAATATTACCGGGAGAACATCGACAAGGTGAAGACCGTCGACGCGTTCCTCGACGATTACCGGCTCTACTCCTACGCGATGAAGGCACATGGCCTGGAGGACATGACCTATGCCAAGGCCTTCATGCGCAAGGTTCTGGAAAGCGACCTCAAGGACGACAACAGTTTTGCCAACCGTCTCACGGATGAACGCTACCGCAATTTCGCGCAGGCCTTCAACTTCAGTTCGGCAACCGCAGTGGCCCAAACCAACGCACAGCAGGATGCGCTGATCGGCCTCTATAATGACCGCATCAACAATCTCGATACAGTCATGCGGCAAGAGATGGCCTATTTTGGCGCGGCGATGGATCTGGTCACCGATGTCGACCAGTTTCTGGGCAATGAAAGGCTGCGCTCCTTTGCCTTCACCGTGTTCGGACTGGATGCGAAGACCTTTTCGTACACGGAAGTTCGCAATGCGTTGACGAGCGATCCCGCGACCTTGACCGCTAATCAGACGGCAGCCAAGACGCGGCTGACCGAAGCGAGCAAGCAACTGACGGATCTCGGCGCACGCGACACGGCTCTCGCCCAGATCGTCAGCCTGACGGCCCAACTGGCCGCAGCGCCCGATGCCGACAAGCCTGCCATCCAGACGAAGATCGATGAGCAGAACGCAATCGTCACCGACCTCGATGGACGGCTGCCCCCGCGCGACCAGGCGCCGGCGCTAAAGGCGCAACTCTCCCTGGAGGTGAACACGCTTGCCAGGCAGATCAGCGGTCTCGATATCTATATCCAGCTCGCCTCGACATTCAATTTCAATGCTGACGGCAGCGTGCCTTCCGGTGAGAAGGCGATCAGCGACGAAAAGAAAAAGCTGCTCAACGAGGCCTATGTCTTCCAGCGGCCAGGCGTCACACCGTCGGGTGGCGCACGGCTGACCGGCGCTGGCGCGCTGCTCAACAAGGAATACTACGAGCAGAAGATCGGCAGCATTACCAAGGTCTCTGACCTGCTCGCCGACAACCGCCTGCTCAACTACGTCATCACCGCCTTCGGCCTGCCGTCCGCGACAACGATGCCCTCCACGGTCGAAAACATCCTCACCAGCGACATCAACGACCCGGAGAGCTACGTCAACAAGTATGGTGGCGAATACAACGCCGCCTACAAGAAGATGCTCGCCGCCTTCAACTTCCAGACTGACGGTACGCTGCCAGCCGGCAAGACCGCGCAGGATGCGGACCAGATGAAGACGACGTCCGACGGCTACATGGTGCGCTACAACGACAAGAGTGATGCCGAGGACGAAGCTCTGGTCAAACGCTTCAAACTCGTGATCGGCACGATGAAATCGGTCGATGAACTGCTCGCCAACAACGACATGAAGAAGTTCATGCTGCGTGCTTTCGGTCTTGAGAATGAAGATCTGAGCACGCGAACGTTGAAGCGGATTCTGACCAGCGACCTCAACGATCCCAAAAGCTACGCCAACACGCTGCGCGATGATCGATACGTCAAGCTGGTAAAGGCATTCAACTTCAATCCGGACGGCACGCTCGGCGCACCAAAGCTCGCGCAGAGCGAGGCCGACATCATGAATACGGCCAAGGCCTATGTGATCGCCAAGTCCCGGTTCGGCACGGATGAAGAGAAGAAGGTCGCCAAGGACAAGGCGCAGGAGGAAGCCAAGTACTACGCGGCCGAGATCGAGAAGGTCGAGACGCTCGACGCCTTCCTCGCGAACCGGCGTCTGGTCGATTTCGTGCTCGTCGGATCCGGCATCGACCCGGAAACGGTCAAGACCGAATATCTCAAGGACATGTTCACGTCCAACCTGGACGATCCAAAGAGCTTCATCAATACCGATCCGAACGGATTGAAGTATCGCGGGATCGTCGCCTCCTTCAACTTCGACACAGACGGCAAGATCGTTCGGGGTGAGGCCGGCCAGATCCAGACCCGGCGCGGGTTGATCACCACGGTCGACCTCTATCTCAATCAGTCGCTCGAGGAATCCGAAGGCGCCGACAACGGCGGCGTTCGCCTGGCGCTCTATTTCAAGCGCAAGGCCCCGGAGATCAACACCGCTTACGACATCCTGGCCGAAACCGCCCTGTTCCAGGTCGTCAAGACGGCCTACAGCATGCCGGAGGGGTTGCAGAACGCCAAGATCGAGGCGCAGGCCGCCTATCTCGAGCGCGTCATCGACATCAAGGATCTGCAGGATCCCGCAAAGCTCGAGAAGCTTTTGCAGCGGTTCACCGCGCTCTATGACGTCGAAAACAACACGGACGTCTCGCCGGGCCTGGCCATCCTCAGCGGTAGCGGGGGAGGCGGCGTCAGCGCCGAGACGCTCCTGTCTCTCTCGCAGCTACGGGCAGGCGGTCGCTGACGCGGATTGCGTCAAGTGCAGCGAGCCCGTTGCGGCAGGTGCCCAAGCCTGCCGCATAAGACCGTCCGCTTCAGCGGTCGGCGCGCAGCACCTTGTCAGGGTTCATGATGCCGGCCGGATCGAAGGCGTGCTTGATCCGTTGCATCAGCTCGATCTCGATCGGCGTGCGGATTTCTGCGAGCTCGTCGCGCTTCAACTGGCCTATGCCGTGCTCGGCCGAGATCGAGCCGTTATAACTGAGGACGATACCGTGCACGATCACGTTGATCTCGCGCCAGCGGTCGAGGAAGGCCTGCTTGTCGGCGCCGACCGGCTGCGAGATGTTGTAGTGGATGTTGCCGTCGCCCATGTGGCCGAAGGAGCAGATGCGGGCGCCCGGGATCGCCTTCGTGACCGCGGCATCCGCCTCCTTCATGAAGGCGGGAATGCTGGAAACGGGCACCGAAACATCGTGTTTGATCGAGCCGCCCTCGGGCTTCTGCGCCGGCGACATGCTTTCGCGCATATGCCACAGCGCCTTGGCCTGCATCTCATTGGCGGCGATCACCGCATTTTCGACAAGGCCGGCTGCAAATCCCTGTTCCAGGAGGTCGTTGACCATGCGTTCGGCGCTTTCGGCCGAATCCGAGGTGGAGATGTCGATTAGCGCGTACCAGGGATGGACCGTCTCCATCGGATCGCGAACGCCAGGAATATGCCTGGTCGTAAACTCGACGCCGAGGCGCGGCATCAGCTCGAAACCGGTCAGCGCCGGCCCGCAAAGGCTGGAGGCCTTTTCGAAGAGGGCGAGCGCCTGCTCGACGCTGCCGACGCCGGCAAAAGCCACCTGGTGACCGAGCGGTTTCGGGAACAGCTTGAGCACCGCGCCAGTGATGACGCCGAGCGTACCCTCGGCGCCGATGAAGAGGTCGCGCAGGTCGTAACCGGTATTGTCCTTCTTCAGCCGGCGCAGTCCGTCCCAGATCTCGCCGGTCGGCAATACCACCTCGAGGCCGAGGCAGAGCTGGCGCATGTTACCATAGGCTAGCACCGCCGTGCCGCCAGCATTGGTGGAGAGATTGCCGCCGATCCGGGCTGAGCCTTCCGAGCCGAGCGACAGCGGGAACAGGCGATTATGGTCGTCCGCGGCCTTCTGGATGTCGGCGAGAATGCAGCCGGCGTCCGCGACGATCACGTTGCCGACCGGATCAATGTCGCGGATCCGGTTCAGCCTTTCGAGCGAAAGCACGATGTCCGCCTTGCCTTCCCGCGGGATCTGTCCGGCGACGTGGCCGGTGTTGCCGCCCTGCGGCACAATCGCAGTGCGGGTCGCGCTGGCGAGTTTCAGGATGTGCGACACCTCGTCGACCGAGCCGGGACGAAGCACCATTGGCGTCGTGCCGCGATAAAGCCCGCGGGACTCGACGAGATAGCGCGCCTTGTCCGCTTCTGCGGTGAGCGCATTGGCGCTGCCGACGATCTCGACGAAGGAGGCGATGAGTTCGGGAGAGGGAAGGGTCGTCATGGGTCTGCCTTCGCGTTGCGCTTGAGCGCGCTATCGGATCCGTTGATCTAAAGTCGCGATCCTCGGTTCGTATCGATTGCGATCATAACCGCAATCGCAACCGTTCGGTGAGGTCGGGGTGCGGGGGAGGCGCCGCACGCGAACTCACCCTCGTGGTGCTGCTGCCCGCTGCAGCCGGTCGATGATCGCTTCCCCCAATCCGTCAGCTGGTATCGGGCCGAAGGCGATCGTTGCGGCCCCGCTGGCATCGGCTCGCTTCATATAGTCGAAGAGATTGGCTGCCGCTTCGCGCAGGTTTCCCGTCGGGCTGAGGTCAAGCACGATCGCCGCCTGCTCCTCGCCGGCGATCTTGCCTCCGCCGAAACGGATCAAGGCCTCGCCCGCGCGCACATTGGCAGCATCGAGCCTGACGGCAGCGCCCGGCGCATAGTGCGAGGCCAGCATGCCCGGAGCCTCGATCGTCGCCCCCGCGGTCTCTGGCCGGATCACCGGACGGTCGAGCAGGCGCTCGATCTCGGCGGCATCGAGGCCACCCGGTCGGAGCAGCCGGATCTCGCCACCGTCGACCTTTATGATCGTGGATTCCAGGCCGATTTCGGCCGGACCGGCATCGAGGATCAGTTTCAGCTTGTCGCCGAGATCGGCATCGACGTGGGCCGCGCTGGTCGGGCTGATCTTGCCTGAGGTGTTGGCGCTGGGCGCTGCGAGCGGGCGCCCGAAGCGGGCGATCACTCGGCGCGAGAAGCCGTCGGGCATACGGATGCCGAGCGTGTCGAGGCCGGCCGAGGCGAGGGCATGCACGGCGCTATCGGGCCGCTGCGGCAGGATCAGCGTCAGCGGTCCTGGCCAGAACGTTTCTGCCAGGCGCCGCGAAATCGGATCGAAACGCACGTGAGCCTCGGCCATGGCCATGTCGGAAACATGCGAGATCAGCGGATTGAAGCGCGGCCGTCCCTTCATCTCGTAGATGCGACTGATCGCCTCGGGATTGGTCGCGTCGGCGGCAAGGCCATAGACGGTTTCGGTCGGGATGGCGACCGGCTCGCCTTGGGCAAGAACGGCGCAGGCGCGTTCGATCGCGCGGTCCGGTTCCCTGCCTGTGTCGATGATTTCTGCCATGCCGTTTCCTTTCCGACGCTTCCATATCGGACGCGCCGGGAAAACAGAACGATTTTCTTTGCGGGACTTCGGTTGCTGCCTCAGAGGCTGCGGATGATGCGGCGCAGCGAATCGTTCCGGGCACCGAGCATCAGCACGTTCTTGAGGGCGATCTTGGGGTCGTCCGTGCGGAAAAGGAGCCCGTTGTCGCGGACGTTGCGGTTGATGATCATTTGTCCGTCTTCGGAGTTCGGCTCGATCGCGACCGCGAAATACATGCGGGAGTAGCCGCTCTGGATGCGGTCGAAGAAATGCGTCTCGTCACCAAGGTCGCTGAAGAAATTGGCGAAGTAGAACGACCAGGTGATATCTTTGGAAGGCGTGACCGCCGTCCTCGCCGCCGTCACGTGGCAATAGCCAAGATGCGGCTTGCCGACGAGCGTGCGGTGAAAAATCAGCTTGGGAAACTGGATCGAGGCATGGAAGCCGTTGATCCGCTTGTGCGTGGTATCGCCGGCGGTCGTGAGCTTCTTGCCAGTCCTGTCGGCGACTTCCTCGTAGCTGAGGTACCGTCGTTCGTTCGGCAACCACTGCCGGCGGTTGATCCTGCCGGTGCGCAGAAACTCGGTGTGAACTGCCGTCTTCGGCATGATCGCCGGCGGCTTTTCGGCCGCTGCGTCGTAATATCTGAACTTTGCCATGATCGTCAGCGCGCCATCTGCCTGCCGGACATCTTCGTCCGCCGTCAAACCTAATGGCTTATGGTTAATGAAGGATTTCCTTTCGTTAGCGCAATATGCCTTTGCCCATTCGCCGGAATGTCGCAAACGGGCGAAGCTTTCCCGCGTCTGCGCCGTATCGGCCGCAAAAGGCGGCATATGCCCAATTTTTGATCTATCCATATGTTTATAAAGTGAAAAACTCTCGAACTCGTCTCCAGAAGTCGGTTTCGATCGTGTCGTCATTCTGGAATTGGATGTCGCTATCCGGCGCCTGCCGAGGTGCCTTCCGCGCTTACATATCCTTACTCAAGGTGTCGTCTTCCAAAGGTGAAGGCGGAGAATTGGGAAGCCGGTCAAATCCCGGCGCTGCCCCCGCAACGGTGGTGGAGCGAAAGCCTCGGCAAAGGCCACTGGGCGGTTCCGTCCGGGAAGGTGCCGGGCTGGTCCTTGCAAGGACGGCTCCTGAGCCCGGAAACCAGCCTTGACGGACATAACCGTAACGGGTTGCGGCGGGCAGCCGGATCGGAGCCTAAAACGCATGGGCGTGCGCCCGTGCGGGTTCCTGTCCTGCCTCTCCGAAACATGGCGCATGAGGACAGGACATGGATACCAAGACCGATATGTTTCGCAAGCTGAAGGGCCGGCGTGACGGCTACAGCCTTGATCGGGCCTTCTACATCGACCCCGACTACTACCGGCAGGATCTGGAAAACATCTGGTATCGGGACTGGCTGTTCATCGGCCACGATTGCGAAATCCCGCGCGCCGGCAATTACTTCACCGTCCAGGTCGGCGACTATCCGGTTGTCATCACCCGCGATCGCCAGGGCACGATCCGGGCGCTGCACAACTCCTGCCGGCACCGCGGGTCGCGCGTCTGCACACAAGCAAAGGGGTCGTCTGCCAAGCTTGTCTGTCCCTATCACCAGTGGACCTACGAACTTGACGGCTCGCTGCTCTTCGCACGCCAGATGGGCGAGGACTTCGACAAGGCGGCCCACAGCCTGAAGCCGATCCATTGCGAAACGGTCGGCGGCTACATCTTCATCAACCT is a window from the Ensifer adhaerens genome containing:
- a CDS encoding DUF1217 domain-containing protein, yielding MVSTYLDYSRITRDLRSSLNRVAQQPQIAREAEYYRENIDKVKTVDAFLDDYRLYSYAMKAHGLEDMTYAKAFMRKVLESDLKDDNSFANRLTDERYRNFAQAFNFSSATAVAQTNAQQDALIGLYNDRINNLDTVMRQEMAYFGAAMDLVTDVDQFLGNERLRSFAFTVFGLDAKTFSYTEVRNALTSDPATLTANQTAAKTRLTEASKQLTDLGARDTALAQIVSLTAQLAAAPDADKPAIQTKIDEQNAIVTDLDGRLPPRDQAPALKAQLSLEVNTLARQISGLDIYIQLASTFNFNADGSVPSGEKAISDEKKKLLNEAYVFQRPGVTPSGGARLTGAGALLNKEYYEQKIGSITKVSDLLADNRLLNYVITAFGLPSATTMPSTVENILTSDINDPESYVNKYGGEYNAAYKKMLAAFNFQTDGTLPAGKTAQDADQMKTTSDGYMVRYNDKSDAEDEALVKRFKLVIGTMKSVDELLANNDMKKFMLRAFGLENEDLSTRTLKRILTSDLNDPKSYANTLRDDRYVKLVKAFNFNPDGTLGAPKLAQSEADIMNTAKAYVIAKSRFGTDEEKKVAKDKAQEEAKYYAAEIEKVETLDAFLANRRLVDFVLVGSGIDPETVKTEYLKDMFTSNLDDPKSFINTDPNGLKYRGIVASFNFDTDGKIVRGEAGQIQTRRGLITTVDLYLNQSLEESEGADNGGVRLALYFKRKAPEINTAYDILAETALFQVVKTAYSMPEGLQNAKIEAQAAYLERVIDIKDLQDPAKLEKLLQRFTALYDVENNTDVSPGLAILSGSGGGGVSAETLLSLSQLRAGGR
- a CDS encoding DUF6101 family protein, with product MRNTLSQPAWVENTLRLDPKRFPQQASYALHGHTGNVTISLDERGAVLRKVLPSSGLPLSIALPARAFKGVAARAIDHGDGDVTVTLELHHDDPDLCVPLLVAHDLSDIAADWRAWAEAYRIPMLMVEADGVARPLEEHLGDVRTAPVKPRRRHSFFAERRPRFLVRRSTGTLGVHMKIDGREIIARS
- a CDS encoding L-threonylcarbamoyladenylate synthase; the protein is MAEIIDTGREPDRAIERACAVLAQGEPVAIPTETVYGLAADATNPEAISRIYEMKGRPRFNPLISHVSDMAMAEAHVRFDPISRRLAETFWPGPLTLILPQRPDSAVHALASAGLDTLGIRMPDGFSRRVIARFGRPLAAPSANTSGKISPTSAAHVDADLGDKLKLILDAGPAEIGLESTIIKVDGGEIRLLRPGGLDAAEIERLLDRPVIRPETAGATIEAPGMLASHYAPGAAVRLDAANVRAGEALIRFGGGKIAGEEQAAIVLDLSPTGNLREAAANLFDYMKRADASGAATIAFGPIPADGLGEAIIDRLQRAAAPRG
- a CDS encoding MipA/OmpV family protein translates to MRIRSLVLLSGTLLLSANAVSAGDGQYFWSGDWYLKVGATGFLGPKYEGASKRMFQAAPLISLGKAGSSVRFSSRNDNMSYALVDQGSYRAGLVGKLIFERDAGTSSDLKGLDPIKFGGEIGGFAEVYPTDWLRVRAEVRQGIRSHHGVVADVAADAFTDVSSNVRISGGPRVTAATSAYYGAYYGVNDRESAASGLAKYYPHGGVGSAGVGAAITWQATEKLETSAYAEYRRLLGPAADSSLVQERGSRNQVLVGLSATYRFDFTLP
- a CDS encoding AraC family transcriptional regulator; translation: MPIRRFPLPQLPDADHFRNLDWVETGNAPVLALGRDYSAGLLVPFHSHTRTQLWWARGGVVLMRTERGRWMVPPGHALLIPAGMEHSAEMISDVRMHSIYFAPDLLRAERPMVMEINPLAGSLVDALVSIENETMSERREQLVTDLLLEEIGRLQERPLGLPYPRDEKLAALCRQFLQAPSAAASIDQWAERMGLSRRSFTRFFRKETGVSFVTWRQQACIFASLPFLADGEPITNVALDAGYENVAAFTTMFRRMLGSPPSVYLRTYLGQ
- a CDS encoding FAD-binding oxidoreductase — translated: MTTLPSPELIASFVEIVGSANALTAEADKARYLVESRGLYRGTTPMVLRPGSVDEVSHILKLASATRTAIVPQGGNTGHVAGQIPREGKADIVLSLERLNRIRDIDPVGNVIVADAGCILADIQKAADDHNRLFPLSLGSEGSARIGGNLSTNAGGTAVLAYGNMRQLCLGLEVVLPTGEIWDGLRRLKKDNTGYDLRDLFIGAEGTLGVITGAVLKLFPKPLGHQVAFAGVGSVEQALALFEKASSLCGPALTGFELMPRLGVEFTTRHIPGVRDPMETVHPWYALIDISTSDSAESAERMVNDLLEQGFAAGLVENAVIAANEMQAKALWHMRESMSPAQKPEGGSIKHDVSVPVSSIPAFMKEADAAVTKAIPGARICSFGHMGDGNIHYNISQPVGADKQAFLDRWREINVIVHGIVLSYNGSISAEHGIGQLKRDELAEIRTPIEIELMQRIKHAFDPAGIMNPDKVLRADR
- the ubiA gene encoding 4-hydroxybenzoate octaprenyltransferase — its product is MNTFPADSGRVHDAPSNNWVYRALPRALWPHAQLARWDRPIGWQLLLLPCLWSVALATGAAAGTEAFSFGRFLYHCFLFTVGAIAMRGAGCTYNDIVDHDIDMEVARTRSRPLPSGRISRLQAKVFMVLQALVGLVVLLQFNTFSIVLGILSLAIVAIYPFAKRFTDWPQFFLGLAFSWGALMGWAAEFGTLSLAAVLLYGAAIAWTIGYDTIYAYQDREDDELIGVRSTARRFGDNPRPWLIGLYGIATLLLLLSFVAAGAGAIAYIGLLIAAAMLTYQILVLNIHDPVQCLALFKFNGVVGLIIFVGLVLAFLVRLI
- a CDS encoding DUF6656 family protein — protein: MAKFRYYDAAAEKPPAIMPKTAVHTEFLRTGRINRRQWLPNERRYLSYEEVADRTGKKLTTAGDTTHKRINGFHASIQFPKLIFHRTLVGKPHLGYCHVTAARTAVTPSKDITWSFYFANFFSDLGDETHFFDRIQSGYSRMYFAVAIEPNSEDGQMIINRNVRDNGLLFRTDDPKIALKNVLMLGARNDSLRRIIRSL